The segment TTGAGCGATCTGAACGCGGCGACGCGTGTATGACTTGTATCCTAGCCATTTAACTATTGAGGAATACGGGCTTTGAGGAGTTGGAAGGATCCATTATCATCGTCGTCTCCAGTCATCCACAAATATCGATACTGAAGTTGAGAGATCCAGTATCATCATGAAAAGGCCATTCGGGAGTACTCAAACCGATCATGTCGCGGCCGCTGAAATGAGCGAGACGACCCCATGGCTTCAACATACTCGCTGCGCCAAGCTGTTCCGCAACAGGCCACTGATATCATTGCCGCCTCGGCTCAGCAACCAGCCTTTCAGCGAAGTGGAAGTTATATGCTTGGCCAATGGCAAGGATTCCCTCTTTAGAGCTTTGCTGAAATCGAAGCCCAGCTGCGGATCATTCTCCAAGGCCTGGACTTGATCTTCGACAGGGCAAGAGCTACACTCGATCGTACACCGTACATTTCTCGCTGTTGGCTGAATACATTTTCGAAAGATGCCTTCTGGCCGCACGGATTTCTGGTCATACCAAGCTTCAAAGATATTTGGGGATATGGAAAAGATTCGTCTGCTTCGTATTTCACACTCTGCAGTACCCAACGCGGCAACACCAGGAAGTATATAACTTACGTCTAGGATCAAAtaagctgaagatgatgcagcATATATTGTACCTGCTCGGTCAACTACAACTGGGAAGAGATGATAATATTAGCGGCAGTTTAGACATAGAAGAATGTGAATCTGGGGGTGAGGATTGGTGCGATGACTGCGACTTTGCCTCTGACTCCGAAGATACAGATACTGACGAAGACTTTGACGAGGGCACAGATGAGGACATCGATtctgaagaggacgaggaatTGGATAAAGATCAACAAACAAGTTATAGCAGATCCGATTTCTCTCTTCCGACCGGCTATTGGCTGCGGCTGCCCGAGGTCTTATTCCAACTTTCAATGATGTTCTGGACGCATGAAGACCCCGCCGGAAATATGTCATCTTCGGTCATTGTTTACTACACTGCTGTCATTGGGATACAACGACGCTCTCTCGCCTTCAATTCGGTGCATAACTCTACATCTGAACTAGCCGCATTGATTTGGGTTGGCCGGCTATTATTCCTCGAATATGTCTTACCGGTCTAACGTACTTGACAAGCGAACCGATCAGATAATCGAGCCGATCAAAAATTCCTCACCCTACAGCTTTTCCATTTAGACAATTAACTATCAACCACAAAGCATGTCACATCGTAATAGTGAGTCTAATAACATATATGATAAGCATGCGCAacaaaaatctcaacctttgATAGATAAATCGCaataaaaacaaaaacaaacTATTTGATTAGTTAAAATTAGCTACTATACTCTTCTCCAAAGGCCTCAATTactacctgacaggtccttgcatcATATCTGGTATTGCCGCATACACCATAACGCCGAACGCCCGGTCGCGCCGACCTTCCTTAACTACCACTTTTCAACAATTCAGCCACTAGCTGCGTAtctacatccatctgatcaattagATCCCTACCCTTCTCTatagccatcttcccttTATTCTGCAGgcgggttctttttgccctgcGTCGCCGGCtaagtatctcatttgcctATCGAAGATCTTAGACTTCAGCCCTTAATAAAGCCATCTTATTCATAACTGCTTCTATTTCTTTAGATAAAAACTTAAGTGTTTCTAAAATTAACTCCGGGGAGCTGCTTTGATACCTTTTGATTCGTCTCTCAAGGTATTCAAACTGAGATTCAGCCTCAAGgattgtctttggtgtctttgaagtCCAAGGTTGAGCCTGGctagcctcctcctcagccgGCGTTGGcgtccgtagctgcacatcaagcttcaagACCACACTTTCCGGGTCAAAAGGCATAAGGCTAGATCCCTTAAACTCTCCTTGATATTCATCTCGGTCATAGTAGCTTGAAAAGCGGCGTAAAAGGCCGGGAACGACTCAGTCTTGGAAACGTGGGTTATCCCCTCGATCAGGTTCCCCACATCACCCCTGTCACATGATAGGTACATGCGGGGAACCTGACGATGCATCatgtcgcactgagcgtgctcAAAGGGTTTAagtgaatatgatgagcagcagcaaaaaatgtgttgattgattgttctGAGTGTGGGGTACTCCATCCCACAGAGTTAGAtaaagcatatagctagattactaacGCAGTTGTTTCCTGAGGCCATGAAGAACATGCCCACCCTGCGACAACCTGCCCGATGATCTTATACATGCACTTGGCTTGGTCTCTGCAGCATAGGCTTAGGCGATACAAAATGAAATGCACATATGGGGCATGTATCATGTTTCGCAAGGTACCAGGTAGCAATACACTCTGAGTGGAAAGTATGCTCACACGCCAGGCGACGAACCATATCAGTATCCTGAATAACCTGTAGGCAGATGGAACTGAACAGAGAGGGTGAGTGATCAGTCAATTGCTGCTTACAATTACTGAGGAGTCAAGAAGACGTACCATGTAATGTCCGAAGTCAGCATCGCCCAAGAGACGTGCGCTCCGTCTGCAAGCTCACGCCTCATCTCTTTGGTTGTTTTTGAGGGAGCAATATCATCTAGATGAGGCAAATCTCTGGCTTCAGTGCCGGTGGATTGTATCGATGCAGGTCCCGGGTAGCTGCTAGACCCTTCTGTGCGTGCATTCCTGCCATATCTCGCCAACTCGTATAATCTGTATTGCTATTAGCCAACTGAATAAGTATCAGTTTCTAATCGTTAAGCAAGGCATACCTGGGAATACATATAAGAAACAAAACCATCACAACCAAAAGTGGCATTGCTATGACTAGGAGCCATCCCGGTAGTGTATGGTTTGAATCCTGGTTATTAGTGTTCGGAAGAGCGGAAGTGGTATTGCTTATTGCAGGCATGGCTTCTACGTGTAGGGCGAATCAAAGGGTCTGCGCCTTTCAAGAAAGGGCAAAAAGGCAGCCAACAGGATTTATGTGCTTGGAATGATTTCAAACATGGTCGGTCCTGTATAACCTGACCTTGCATTCTTAGCTCAGGTTAAGAGCGTCGTGGTGTGCTCTCGGCTGGATCCGCCCTCTGATCTGATGGACATGGTCTGTGCCACTGCCTCGCCATCACACCATGTCATCCTTAAACATGAGATTAAAAGACCGAAGTCTCGAATCCCCGGCCGTAAGTGCATCTCATGTCCAGAACCTAATTTCAATGGCTGGCATGTGCGAGAAACCCATCTTTTTCTTCCAGATGAACACCAACTAATCAGGGTTTCACCATGTAGTCAGCTAGTGATACCAAGAAGATGTGCCCAGAGACGCATAACCACTGTTTGTAACGAGATCTAGAACTCGTCAGGGCTGACAGTAGTAACGTACTGGCTGGGGGGTCAATGCGTTGATAGAATCtgcaaaaaaagaaaagaaaaaacacCGTGCATTATCTGAGGTGTCTCAATGCCCCGCCCTTGGCATATGACCATACAGGATGCTTAATTTGTTTTCTAACTTGCTCATATGATCACAAATGATGcaataagaataataatttGGGAAAATCATATGATCAGGTTCTTGAGATACGAAAGACATACCTGATAACAGACATACATCACCCACCCAGAACACCAGAAACTGGATAATTGTTTCTTATTGACTGCATCCCTGTCAGGCTAAATTACCCCGCTTTCCTGGCGCGGCGCCTTGAAGGTTCAGTAGCTTGGATCAACCCCACTGCGAAGGATCTGTCAGCGCTGCCctcaaatcaaacaaatctGTTTGGCAACCCTCAACACTGGATTTGTTGTTTGAAATATTTATTCAAATATTTCAAATCTTACCCTCCATGCTCTCCATGCTACCGCTCAAGCTCACTTCCCATCACCGTAGTCTTGGCTGTCCTGCTCTTCACCCACTGCTTGAACATACTGTTTACCGGTGTTCTCTGCGGCACGCTTTGGGATGCCGTAGTCTCCACAATCGCCCCTCGCTGCTCGTCCACCGGCCGGTTGCAGCGGTACTCATGAGTGCCCACAAGCCTGCACCGCGTACATCGCCCCACACCACCCCTGACATGCCGAGGGTACGAGCGGGGTACGGAAAGTTAGTTCAATAAAGCAATTCCCGCCAAAACACCATACAAATCATTTAAAGCCAATAATGAATTCCCAATCAATTCTAGAAGAGAATCAGGCACTTAATGCCTATGATGACAAGAGCTTTATTGCGGAGGATCACCGTCATCAGCTGCACCCAAAAGACCCTACCCGGATAGCTGTTTTTCCGGCCGAAACTGACCGCGGCACCAACTTCGAGCCTTTCTACGTAGAAACACGCAACTATCGCATCAGCACACTCCCGCCAACACCTCTGCAGCTATTCCAGATTTTCCTTCCTATTTCCCTAGTGGAGAAATAGGTCCAATATACCAAAAGCTGGATCTCGTGGCTTAAGGAAAATGAcgttgttgatggctggaAGCACCCGACAGCGCTGACCTCAATTCAAGTATCAAGTCAAGTATTTCAAGTAAGTCAAGTAAGTTGACCGCCCTATATATTTCAAGTAAGTAAGTTCATAATGCCTTAAACTTGATTTACTTGATTTACTTGAAATACTGTATTTTATGGGTTTTCCTGTGCGACGGTCCTGGGAGTGACGAGGCCCTTCGGGGTTCGTCGGGCCCAAGGTGTAGGGTAATGAATTTGATGTGGTCCGGAATGTGACCCCGAGCTGATTGCACCAATGATAATCCAGGGACACGGTAGGGGTGTCGCGGATTTATTGTTTTGTTCGCCCGCGTGTTCGAGACGTGTCGCAGCTGACTCAGAACCCAAGTCTGTATGAGAAGCATCCACGATCCGCGGTTCGCCAATGATCCGCTATGACAGCACAACAGCAGTCGCTAGAAACGCTCCTGGGCATTATCAGTCAGCGCAAATCACTGAAACAGCAGCTTGACGCTGCGtccatcaaggctgaatCTGGGAGAACGACTCTTGCTGACCTCCCAACGGTTCAGATCGGCTGCAAGAGGTATATACCAGAGGAGTATATTGCCAACAAGAATCGCAAAGGCCGGCGGAGCTGGATTCAAGCCTACGGATTCTTCCTCACGGAAGTCAGCCCTGATTTGCGGACGTTGCAGACCTACTGGGCTTGCTCGAAATGTGATGAACGCGGGAAGAGCTCGTTGTTCATCGCGACAAACACCACGTCG is part of the Fusarium oxysporum Fo47 chromosome VII, complete sequence genome and harbors:
- a CDS encoding uncharacterized protein (expressed protein), with protein sequence MPAISNTTSALPNTNNQDSNHTLPGWLLVIAMPLLVVMVLFLICIPRLYELARYGRNARTEGSSSYPGPASIQSTGTEARDLPHLDDIAPSKTTKEMRRELADGAHVSWAMLTSDITCSICLQVIQDTDMVRRLACEHTFHSECIATWYLAKHDTCPICAFHFVSPKPMLQRPSQVHV